The genomic segment GGGTGGCATCGCAGCTGCCATCTCCAAAACAGCGGTCGCTCCCATCGAGAGAgtcaagctgctgctgcaggtgaaGTAACTGCACCAGGTGTTGCTCGTGGAAGGCGCGCGCGCGCGCTTTCAGTTAAAacattcattacttttttttgacaaattgtgAGTCAAATATGAACGTTTTGAATCCAGACTTTCTTAAACCGACAGACCTTTACACTCTGTCCCGTGGTGGATCAAATTATGCCGTGCGTAATACCAGGGCCCACATGGGGGGTCGGCGTGGAGATAGTATTACGCACAGTGCGCACGGCTGTTTCAAACGATGGCAAGACCTTCTAATCTGAGTTTTCGTTCAGAACCGTACAATTTTACCCCTCTGTATGTCTTAACTTCATAACTTTAATAGTTTATGAGGTCTCTGAAGTGaaacaaatttgctaaaattaactaaaaatgtaatctaATACATGCTGGCTTCTCATGTGACAGGAATGTGCCAGACTGAAGGGTTTAGGAGTGCATCATTTCTTAAATAGATGCTTGCAAAATTACCAATCTATAGACTACTGTAAATGAGTATCAAATCTTAATATCTTTAAGGTTTTTGAAATTCTGTCACTGATGTGTGCATCTGTACGTTGGTGTGCAGGTCCAGCATGCCAGCAAACAGATCACAGCTGAGATGCAGTACAAGGGAATCGTTGACTGTGTGGTGAGGATCCCTAAGGAGCAGGGCTTCATCTCCTTCTGGAGAGGCAACCTGGCCAACGTCATCCGTTACTTCCCCACACAAGCTCTGAACTTCGCCTTCAAGGACAAGTACAAGAAGATCTTCCTGGGTGGTGTGGACCAGAAGACGCAGTTCTGGCGTTACTTTGCCGGTAACCTGGCATCTGGCGGTGCTGCAGGTGCAACATCTCTGTGTTTCGTGTATCCACTTGACTTCGCCAGGACGAGGCTGGCTGCTGACATCGGAAAGGGGGCCGCAGAGAGGGAGTTCACTGGCCTGGGGAACTGCATCACAAAGATCTTCAAAACCGACGGCCTCAAGGGTCTTTACCTCGGCTTCAACGTGTCTGTGCAGGGTATTATCATTTACAGAGCAGCCTACTTTGGATGCTTCGACACAGCCAAAGGTGCACACTCGCTCGATCCATAAATCTACttctttgcaaatgtttttccaCTAAACAAACATCTTCTTGTTGCAGGGATGCTGCCAGATCCAAAGAACACACACATAGTGGTGAGCTGGATGATTGCACAGACTGTGACTGCCGCCGCAGGTCTCGTCTCATACCCCTTCGACACAGTCAGGCGTCGTATGATGATGCAGTCAGGCCGCAAAGGAGGTAAGCCTCCCTTCATTTAATTTTCATATAGCCCTGATGCTATGCATAACCTGAATTGTCTCTGTTTCCAAAGCTGACATCATGTACAAGGGCACAATCGACTGCTGGAAGAAGATCCTGAAAGATGAGGGAGGCAAAGCATTCTTCAAGGGGGCCTGGTCTAATGTGATTAGAGGCATGGGCGGCGCTTTTGTGCTGGTGCTCTACGATGAGATCAAGAAGTTCTCATCCTAAAGTCCAAGTCCTTAAGGAAACCCTCCACTTTGTTTAAGTCTTATTCCAGGTGATGCACTGAAACCATCTTAATGAATTGCAATGTGGGCACGTGTGCTGCCAGCctgtgcagcagcaggaggaggacagTGAGTGTGTGCCTCGTCACAAATGTGTATATATGGCCCGTTCAATCCATAATTAGAGAAAAAACAACCCTCTGTCTTCCTGTGAGACACTCAGACAAGATGAGGACACTCCTGGTGTTGCTGAGgcccaaaatgttttattgtgacCACTCTGACGCTTCTATCCCACCgtatacattattttattatgaataaagatttattgGTCTGATagtgactgttttgttttcattcaactcaggtttttttttatcagaagttGTAGTAAATTTAATCTGGTTTTAATTGGAAACATGCATTTCTGTCAacaaaaattgatattttactagctttgtaattattttaaccTCTTGGTCTTTTTTGTTTGGATCCATATACAACAAAGTTTTAATGATAACGAAGAGCAAGTAAACACAAGATGAGGCGTAGTCAGGAAACAGGCCAGGATCAGAGCAAGGAGCGAGGCAGGAGGCGAATAAAACAGGGAGGGGTCAAACACTGAGCAGCAACAGAGACTAAACACTTAGACTGAATGCACCAGAGTaacaaaacaagacttcacatgGAGTAGAATGGAGAGCAGGGTTAAATATAGTTTGGTGATTAAAGGAGTGGCAGGCAGATGCATTATGGGACATTGAGTGAGGTAGGGAACAGATGCAGTCAGCACTCtggagagggctccctctggtggtcagaggaaCTCATGACTGGGGTTATAAGTCTGTTTTTCACCTACACTTAGTAGAGATTTGCAGCAGATATAGTTAATTTCTCTAATAATTtccatttaattttgtttactaTCTTTGCTTTATCATTTACTAAATTTTATTGAAATCTGTCATGCCTTGAATTGCAAAAAACTCCCATTTATCCCTAAGTGGTGAACTGTGTCATTAGTTATCTTGTGGATTTCAGTTACATTAACCTGAGAGTGAAGTTCATCTTCTAAAAGACTAGAATTGAACTTCCAGTAACctttgtttttagcattataTCGAGGTTGAAAAACGAGTTTAACCATATACAGTGATGTGTCAGTGGCACGGCTGAAATGtttacttttgattttcacATGTCAACCAAAATCCAACCTAGATTTAACAGTTCCATCTGGTTTAAACCAAGTAAACGCTCGGACATCAGGATTATCACGGCGCCAGACATCAGACACTTTGAATTCTCTACACAAGCTAAGCAGAATTGGATTGTAGTGATGTCATTAAAACGCTGACCAAGTTAAAATGACCTATAATTACGAGATTACAGTTGGGATATCTCTGAGCAACAGAGTTGTATCCATAAACATTCACCATAATATTAATGTTATCATCTTTAGTAAAAACGCAAAGTAACCAGTGATCAGaactatcttttttttgtagttaaaagTTTGCCAAAAGtgcttttaataaaatagtGACCCCTGCTGATTGGTTGGTACCATGTGAAAAGTCTGAGTCTGTGATCGTaccctggtctggagcaggtttccttcaggaaacttagaattccctgcttcaaaaataaaacatcagctgTCTTTCAAAAGATCTCCTGCGAACTTTAAATTGTTGCCCTTTAAGAATGAAGATTCCTTTGCATCCCTCCAGACATCATCGCTGCAGACTGGTGAAGAGAACTGGATGATGAGAGCTCTGGTTCTATCGTTGCTCTGGCGCTTCGGGCCGATGTGATGAATGTATCAGCAGTGACGAGAAGGCGATTTATCTGTTCAGGAAGAAGCGTCTGGCAGATCTCTATCACTTTCTTTCGTGCATCTTCTTTATCCATTTCTTTAACACCAAAGAGGCGGAGATTCCATCTTGGGGAGTATCTTTCTGAATCAGTTAGTCTTTGT from the Oryzias melastigma strain HK-1 linkage group LG1, ASM292280v2, whole genome shotgun sequence genome contains:
- the slc25a4 gene encoding ADP/ATP translocase 1, producing the protein MSDAVVSFMKDFLAGGIAAAISKTAVAPIERVKLLLQVQHASKQITAEMQYKGIVDCVVRIPKEQGFISFWRGNLANVIRYFPTQALNFAFKDKYKKIFLGGVDQKTQFWRYFAGNLASGGAAGATSLCFVYPLDFARTRLAADIGKGAAEREFTGLGNCITKIFKTDGLKGLYLGFNVSVQGIIIYRAAYFGCFDTAKGMLPDPKNTHIVVSWMIAQTVTAAAGLVSYPFDTVRRRMMMQSGRKGADIMYKGTIDCWKKILKDEGGKAFFKGAWSNVIRGMGGAFVLVLYDEIKKFSS